In Citrus sinensis cultivar Valencia sweet orange chromosome 2, DVS_A1.0, whole genome shotgun sequence, a single genomic region encodes these proteins:
- the LOC102612225 gene encoding probable dolichyl pyrophosphate Glc1Man9GlcNAc2 alpha-1,3-glucosyltransferase isoform X2, whose translation MESSSSTRQLLWFFAIAVCVKLLLIPAYHSTDFEVHRHWLALTHSLPLSNWYADETSPWTLDYPPFFACFERFLSIFAHYIDPQIVDLHNGLNYRANSAIYFLRISVILSDLWLLYGVCRLTKNADVKRRNLIWVLIVWSPALVMVDHLHFQYNGFLLGWLLLSISFLQEGKDLMGGFLFAVLLCFKHLFAVAAPVYFVYLLRHYCWKGLFRGFSRLSVLGAVVVAVFAAAYGPFLYHGQISPSTTLIMVLLALSPCFIKAWTNPQPRMVARWIAYAYTCGFLFGWHVHEKASLHFVIPLAIVAVQSLEDAKHYFMLSIVSCYSLFPLLYEGQEYPIKVLLLLLHSILMWLGFSTKFTRASAPNTMVTAKKKGAQSKSIESSSPAAEKGGFTIGWVGKSYLLGLLLVEIWGQFLHPYLLGDKFPFVPLMLISTYCAFGIMYSWIWQLRWIISTT comes from the exons ATGGAGTCGTCGAGCTCAACTCGGCAATTGCTCTGGTTCTTCGCAATAGCCGTGTGCGTAAAGCTTCTTCTGATCCCAGCATACCACAGCACTGACTTCGAAGTCCATCGCCATTGGCTAGCTCTCACTCATTCTCTTCCTCTCTCTAACTGGTACGCAGACGAAACCAGCCCTTGGACTCTCGATTACCCTCCATTCTTCGCTTGCTTCGAACGCTTCCTCTCCATTTTCGCCCACTACATCGACCCCCAGATCGTCGATTTACACAATGGCCTCAACTATAGGGCCAACTCAGCGATCTATTTTCTGAGAATCAGTGTCATTTTATCAGATTTGTGGCTTTTATACGGCGTTTGCAGATTGACTAAAAATGCGGATGTGAAAAGGCGAAATTTGATCTGGGTATTGATTGTTTGGTCTCCTGCGTTGGTAATGGTTGATCACTTGCATTTTCAGTACAATGGGTTTTTGTTGGGTTGGTTGCTACTATCAATTTCGTTTTTACAAGAAGGGAAGGATTTGATGGGAGGGTTTCTTTTTGCggttttgttatgttttaagcATTTGTTTGCTGTTGCTGCTCCTGTTTATTTTGTGTACTTGTTGAGACATTATTGTTGGAAGGGCTTGTTTAGGGGCTTCTCGCGGCTTTCGGTTTTGGGTGCGGTTGTTGTGGCTGTTTTCGCGGCAGCTTATGGGCCATTTCTTTATCATGGACAG ATCTCCCCTTCAACGACCTTAATCATGGTCCTGCTTGCCTTATCTCCTTGTTTCATTAAGGCTTGGACGAATCCACAACCACGGATGGTTGCTAGATGGATAGCCTATGCTTACACGTGTGGGTTTCTATTTGGGTGGCATGTTCATGAGAAAGCATCACTTCACTTTGTCATTCCCCTTGCCATTGTGGCAGTGCAAAGTTTGGAGGATGCGAAGCATTACTTCATGCTATCCATAG TATCTTGCTACTCCCTATTTCCACTGCTATATGAAGGTCAAGAATACCCAATAAAAGTTTTATTGTTGCTGTTACATTCAATTTTAATGTGGCTTGGTTTTTCTACAAAATTCACTAGAGCTTCAGCACCTAACACAATGGTAACTGCAAAGAAAAAAGGTGCTCAATCCAAATCGATTGAAAGTTCCAGTCCTGCAGCTGAGAAAGGAGGATTCACTATTGGGTGGGTTGGAAAATCTTATCTGTTGGGTCTTTTGCTTGTTGAGATATGGGGTCAGTTTTTACACCCTTACCTTCTTGGCGATAAGTTTCCTTTTGTACCCCTTATGTTGATTTCAACATATTGTGCATTTGGGATCATGTACTCTTGGATTTGGCAGCTAAGATGGATAATAAGTACCACCTGA
- the LOC102612527 gene encoding MLP-like protein 43 → MTLSGQLETELEAKVSASIFHDVLSCRPHHFSNMTPDHVQGVELHEGEWGKPGTVITWTYKHDGVTEIAKEIIEEIDDEKNSTTFKVIEGHLLDKYSSFYVTVQAIPKGEHSCLARWTIKYEKKSEDVPDPQGIVNLAIEMTKGIEAHHPPKQA, encoded by the exons ATGACCCTATCTGGTCAGTTGGAGACTGAATTAGAGGCCAAGGTTTCGGCTAGTATTTTTCATGATGTGCTTAGCTGCAGGCCACACCATTTCTCCAATATGACTCCTGATCATGTACAAGGTGTTGAACTGCACGAAGGTGAATGGGGAAAACCAGGCACTGTCATTACCTGGACTTATAAGCATG ATGGGGTTACAGAAATTGCCAAGGAGATAATTGAAGAAATAGATGACGAAAAGAACTCGACAACTTTTAAAGTAATTGAAGGGCATCTACTGGACAAGTACAGCAGCTTCTATGTTACCGTTCAAGCCATTCCGAAGGGTGAACATAGTTGCTTGGCTCGTTGGACTATCAAGTATGAGAAGAAGAGCGAGGACGTGCCTGATCCCCAAGGAATTGTAAATTTGGCAATCGAAATGACCAAAGGTATCGAAGCCCATCATCCCCCAAAGCAGGCATAG
- the LOC102612225 gene encoding probable dolichyl pyrophosphate Glc1Man9GlcNAc2 alpha-1,3-glucosyltransferase isoform X1, with protein sequence MESSSSTRQLLWFFAIAVCVKLLLIPAYHSTDFEVHRHWLALTHSLPLSNWYADETSPWTLDYPPFFACFERFLSIFAHYIDPQIVDLHNGLNYRANSAIYFLRISVILSDLWLLYGVCRLTKNADVKRRNLIWVLIVWSPALVMVDHLHFQYNGFLLGWLLLSISFLQEGKDLMGGFLFAVLLCFKHLFAVAAPVYFVYLLRHYCWKGLFRGFSRLSVLGAVVVAVFAAAYGPFLYHGQIQQVFNRMFPFGRGLCHAYWAPNFWVFYIILDKVFSFFLKKFGFSIQIPAASFTGGLVGDSSPFAVLPKISPSTTLIMVLLALSPCFIKAWTNPQPRMVARWIAYAYTCGFLFGWHVHEKASLHFVIPLAIVAVQSLEDAKHYFMLSIVSCYSLFPLLYEGQEYPIKVLLLLLHSILMWLGFSTKFTRASAPNTMVTAKKKGAQSKSIESSSPAAEKGGFTIGWVGKSYLLGLLLVEIWGQFLHPYLLGDKFPFVPLMLISTYCAFGIMYSWIWQLRWIISTT encoded by the exons ATGGAGTCGTCGAGCTCAACTCGGCAATTGCTCTGGTTCTTCGCAATAGCCGTGTGCGTAAAGCTTCTTCTGATCCCAGCATACCACAGCACTGACTTCGAAGTCCATCGCCATTGGCTAGCTCTCACTCATTCTCTTCCTCTCTCTAACTGGTACGCAGACGAAACCAGCCCTTGGACTCTCGATTACCCTCCATTCTTCGCTTGCTTCGAACGCTTCCTCTCCATTTTCGCCCACTACATCGACCCCCAGATCGTCGATTTACACAATGGCCTCAACTATAGGGCCAACTCAGCGATCTATTTTCTGAGAATCAGTGTCATTTTATCAGATTTGTGGCTTTTATACGGCGTTTGCAGATTGACTAAAAATGCGGATGTGAAAAGGCGAAATTTGATCTGGGTATTGATTGTTTGGTCTCCTGCGTTGGTAATGGTTGATCACTTGCATTTTCAGTACAATGGGTTTTTGTTGGGTTGGTTGCTACTATCAATTTCGTTTTTACAAGAAGGGAAGGATTTGATGGGAGGGTTTCTTTTTGCggttttgttatgttttaagcATTTGTTTGCTGTTGCTGCTCCTGTTTATTTTGTGTACTTGTTGAGACATTATTGTTGGAAGGGCTTGTTTAGGGGCTTCTCGCGGCTTTCGGTTTTGGGTGCGGTTGTTGTGGCTGTTTTCGCGGCAGCTTATGGGCCATTTCTTTATCATGGACAG ATACAACAAGTCTTCAACCGAATGTTTCCGTTTGGCAGGGGACTATGCCATGCTTACTGGGCTCCAAACTTTTGGGTTTTCTATATCATATTAGATAaagtattttctttctttcttaaaaaattcgGGTTCAGTATCCAGATACCTGCAGCTTCGTTCACTGGTGGGCTAGTTGGAGATTCATCACCTTTTGCAGTACTACCTAAG ATCTCCCCTTCAACGACCTTAATCATGGTCCTGCTTGCCTTATCTCCTTGTTTCATTAAGGCTTGGACGAATCCACAACCACGGATGGTTGCTAGATGGATAGCCTATGCTTACACGTGTGGGTTTCTATTTGGGTGGCATGTTCATGAGAAAGCATCACTTCACTTTGTCATTCCCCTTGCCATTGTGGCAGTGCAAAGTTTGGAGGATGCGAAGCATTACTTCATGCTATCCATAG TATCTTGCTACTCCCTATTTCCACTGCTATATGAAGGTCAAGAATACCCAATAAAAGTTTTATTGTTGCTGTTACATTCAATTTTAATGTGGCTTGGTTTTTCTACAAAATTCACTAGAGCTTCAGCACCTAACACAATGGTAACTGCAAAGAAAAAAGGTGCTCAATCCAAATCGATTGAAAGTTCCAGTCCTGCAGCTGAGAAAGGAGGATTCACTATTGGGTGGGTTGGAAAATCTTATCTGTTGGGTCTTTTGCTTGTTGAGATATGGGGTCAGTTTTTACACCCTTACCTTCTTGGCGATAAGTTTCCTTTTGTACCCCTTATGTTGATTTCAACATATTGTGCATTTGGGATCATGTACTCTTGGATTTGGCAGCTAAGATGGATAATAAGTACCACCTGA